The Eriocheir sinensis breed Jianghai 21 chromosome 4, ASM2467909v1, whole genome shotgun sequence genome has a segment encoding these proteins:
- the LOC127009671 gene encoding uncharacterized protein LOC127009671 isoform X1, with translation MSQHNFRKKVAETCRFWREGKCQKREYQCNFVHGFICPNDGRCWKEHCNKVHLQKKIMPPRDYFPKAHMNYQRPGPRQRFRRSHSRSLSPQRHRKVPQRGRSPLRRRSRSRSPTYHTRVYSPYQRRSRSPSPYRGGRRSRSRTPSPIRGVRRSRSRSLSPMRGARRSRSRSWSPSRGVRKSRSRSLSPLRSIRRSRSRSQSPLRGPRRGASPLRRRTRSRSRSGSWRRSRSRSASRPRSRNRSQGKIISRSPSPIRSRSKSRGIGKLYSRSPSPKPKRRSRSSTSNSSSGSSQSNKRSPSRTFSHSHTENSTPSSLKDKNLKPVQTKSNNPVPEITDGGGSTPQRNSSNAGRRMQLDLENLYDNLECETSQKSAASETLDKEAAEKEAISKLQAQFAKDFMNPETQKLMEKVLSLTKENTINSLQPEESKSKKEFFLDEVGDDIELDLEEVGEEVDDIFTKSLNRSVDESNEDSFDKGSNRNIGLQIGSNPSPPKSRPVSKPEKSSDFDETDFHSDWDLKTALETASKSLKKPRPMPPPNQQAEGSKTGSTSLWTPALIRNQPPGSKTRVGYLPQDSDWEVDTPYVGRKGKGEMQRPAAQSKTVKNEQQACDVSPAAPFVVPEAEPLNTHRGSYKPVEMTQEKKEKFAHQKDALFPSAQSAVSNIPTQVSNVFNQPGVTSTGMMPPGAADFMRDGTKERESYYSPKEHATAPPKVAEDQTPSKSSESPKRYRKRHKEKKPKRKKDSSDDDSDSSESDDSNEDKKLPQEKEKDTDELEVLLFKKESLMKRVKLLMEQKAMMSSQREDIIKNHKGSKTNLASILKENSFLIKEIGKQIGNIGNIVKSINHDIEVKRGNLKQTSSAPKGRSESPHVSRETHKARYSAEKEKLGKKLLKPIERQETWSRDSDSRSPKGGLRRKRSESPSPSMSREGPKPAPPERKQSASPPRKRPVKSTLEGSKKPAGHQPSQYAASKNTEQVHYAPHEAQRTYIRYMDQGMHWCKLCSLFCETALEYVDHLMTESHLGRVKNDRKSWLCRASKEEKEPKPFNAQVVTVPIQGMEFLHSLTSFYCSLCDTFMRDKGEALRHPESKMHVSKYKIHRAQNPLFESTFLKAKTTAYAKYKVDEERKKMENELNLNEKTVSLENKLLKQIKEKYEKESKEERQSDSQDDSGRNCGSIRVASRGPRHSSDKKPSKGSDDSRRKSDSLRHSNDEPQTSQKYEPKESEGGSNVDNVGGHEKTSIEDQRESKYKEGSKDVDADRKPVSSKLPLIGKMPFLKRKSGMTKNKEQQSTPVEEQPKLKKESSEEFNLSEIIPLPKPEARDSDVRKSSQKVEEIKKPLTVKPVAKEKPLTVKPVAKEKPLTVKPVAPPVECPVTSVVSEDKTMMKNIPDAPLLLDTEKTSETEEKDTHGSDLYDPLEAGDEDSSDGAAAATIEALDLLNIPLPGFKTSLDSQKTSSTPPLSETEDKYQPEDMEIESTPLILEEEGMEEGKICPLETVHPPAGMIVHPGISLMAPPPVNLSNPPLHMNLSNPPPINLNNPPPPINLNNPPPPINLSTPPPPINLNPPPPMNLNNPPPPINLSNPLPINLNTPPPPISLSNTLPLMSLNNLPPPRSSSDPPPPGTEEPAFSSRDEGNNIVPTGNVLPAFGSQEFIAKSTPPPIDIQRQNDSQIPLPPGTEDEHTTREIPTLSYSSGKLEDKVDEVDTQRQPLQLFSPKGNSMDVPLSLSDNVIKGSLKSTKEPSKTPRRNKNLPHDREKESTPPPPGTEGFSSEADSHDSNESNKLSTSDLESLKSLSVSSDLEIHANKEKLKLSQESKSSPNVSKAESSSSNLQSNPDQFSDSESGVSENVQQDEKDSSGKCLTSDTRHEELGSYPAKDVRSHSLSPKASDKGNVATSHGGMEKNSCTPSKEPDKESITTAHSSTEERSRTPPREPDLVKGEAALDYKNEKSCSTLPPTELDPEYVFSSNRIQEGPLTLPTKEIDTEKIATPCESQEWSHKPQDQHSTVKSKEVASPAIMSESYTLPLKQSDTENIAPPCGSEEQLHTPITKQPDIGNIAPPCGSEEQLHTPLTKQPDIGNIAPPCGSEEQLHTPQTEQLDTGNIAPPCDSVEQLHTPLTKQPDTGNIAPPCDSEEQLHTPLTKQPDTGNIAPPCGSEGQLHTPITEQPDTEDIAPPCESEEQLHTLLTEQPDTGNIAPPCDNVEQLHTPLTEQPDTGNIAPPCDSVEQLHTPLTEQPDTGNIAPPCDSVEQLHTPITEQPDTGNIAPPCDSVEQLHTPLTKQPDTGNIAPPCGSEGQLHTPITEQPDTEDIAPPCESEEQLHTLLTEQPDIGDISPPSDSEGQLHTPQTEQPDTGDIAPTCESEERPHTAQTEEPDVGDKTISAATNEERPFTHPPEILTALHGSDNKRSCTSPDLQPSTRNITASHDNERNICTSPSLQLNTRISTMAPGSDEERSCATPLTQLDAGSQVTSQNVLLPQLDRDLSYPEGNSAVEFSTWTRLMEKNELTESKMTPSDNENFNKNPSSQSSTVDTDDNKNKQDTSSEDEGESIEDRSHTLSSKQHDTGNIPSSSKLSVNQESAESLVSEEWRLNVQDSNSLSILKDSTQDSTECCDIMIERNLTQKSDEIDKPESPVMKPKSPVQMINFHKSFESMDIAELYLPSRSDSVCTQSINPSKFVSPHTGDKGTSDTVKNVSDMYEENSETIEGKIDDEQGINNEMDKKNQDSGVRIEETKSVRDTSCGQSKEPLREELETSTVECSDSSKDSHSQKSTDSETETFPHDISDEDGGTRSMQKVQKEGYTSDEASKETEDITVEESAASTDKTHSSEDEVVTTASKKGRKRKQQNTRKTPRKRVAQFEWAEEDECIPSRTNTSRSSASRQTQSVVESPRPMRSSRRAAAAAIKAMAKNQDDTPPDSPPSDNDTDYSD, from the exons ATGAGT CAACACAACTTTCGGAAGAAGGTTGCAGAAACATGTCGGTTTTGGAGGGAAGGCAAATGCCAGAAGAGGGAGTACCAATGCAATTTTGTCCATGGGTTCATCTGTCCCAACGATGGGAGGTGTTGGAAAGAGCATTGCAACAAGGTTCACTTACAGAAGAAGATCATGCCACCGAGGGACTATTTTCCCAAGGCACACATG AATTACCAGAGGCCCGGACCTCGGCAGAGATTCCGAAGGAGTCACAGCCGAAGCCTGAGTCCACAGAGGCATCGGAAAGTGCCTCAGCGTGGGCGTTCCCCTCTTCGTCGGAGGAGCAGAAGCCGCAGCCCCACATACCACACCAGAGTGTACAGTCCCTACCAACGTCGCAGCAGGAGCCCGAGTCCCTATCGAGGTGGGAGAAGAAGCCGCAGCAGAACCCCAAGTCCCATACGGGGTGTGAGAAGAAGCCGCAGCAGAAGTCTGAGTCCTATGCGAGGTGCGAGAAGAAGCCGCAGCAGGAGCTGGAGTCCCTCACGAGGTGTGCGGAAAAGCCGCAGCAGGAGCCTGAGTCCTTTGCGAAGTATACGAAGAAGCCGCAGCAGAAGCCAGAGTCCCTTACGAGGTCCGAGAAGAGGCGCTAGCCCCCTGCGTCGCCGCACTCGGAGCAGGAGCAGAAGTGGATCTTGGCGGCGCAGCAGAAGTCGTAGTGCTTCTCGGCCAAGGAGCAGAAACCGCAGCCAAGGCAAAATAATCTCCAGAAGTCCAAGTCCCATCCGATCCAGAAGCAAAAGTCGAGGTATAGGCAAGCTATACAGTAGGAGTCCTTCACCAAAGCCAAAAAGGAGGAGTCGCAGTAGCACCAGTAACAGCAGCAGTGGGAGCAGCCAAAGTAACAAAAGAAGCCCAAGCAGAACATTTTCCCATAGTCACACTGAAAACAGTACTCCATCCTCACTGAAAGACAAGAATCTTAAACCTGTTCAAACCAAAAGCAATAATCCAGTTCCCGAAATAACAGATGGTGGTGGAAGTACCCCTCAAAGAAATAGCAGTAATGCAGGTCGAAGGATGCAGTTAGATCTGGAAAATTTATATGATAATTTAGAATGCGAGACAAGCCAAAAATCTGCAGCATCAGAGACACTGGACAAAGAGGCTGCAGAAAAAGAAGCCATATCTAAATTACAGGCGCAATTTGCAAAAGATTTTATGAACCCTGAAACTCAAAAGTTAATGGAAAAAGTTTTGTCATTAACCAAAGAAAACACTATTAATTCCCTTCAGCCAGAGGAAAGCAAATCCAAAAAGGAGTTCTTCTTGGATGAAGTTGGAGATGACATAGAACTTGACCTGGAAGAAGTTGGAGAGGAAGTAGATGACATATTTACCAAGTCACTGAATCGTTCAGTGGATGAATCCAATGAAGATTCTTTTGATAAGGGCAGCAATAGAAATATTGGACTTCAAATTGGCAGTAATCCATCCCCACCAAAATCCAGACCAGTTTCAAAACCAGAAAAGTCTTCTGATTTTGATGAGACAGATTTTCATTCTGACTGGGACCTAAAGACTGCCCTGGAAACAGCCTCAAAGAGTCTGAAAAAGCCACGCCCAATGCCGCCGCCAAACCAGCAAGCTGAGGGGAGCAAGACTGGCAGCACCTCTCTGTGGACTCCAGCCCTGATTCGCAATCAACCACCAGGCTCCAAAACCAGAGTTGGGTATCTACCGCAGGACAGTGACTGGGAGGTGGACACACCTTATGTTGGAAG AAAGGGCAAAGGTGAAATGCAGAGGCCAGCTGCACAATCAAAGACAGTTAAAAATGAACAACAGGCTTGTGATGTATCTCCAGCAGCACCTTTTGTTGTTCCTGAGGCAGAACCTCTTAACACACACAGAGGTTCTTATAAACCAGTCGAGATgacacaggaaaagaaagagaagtttgCTCATCAAAAGGATGCACTTTTTCCAAGTGCTCAGTCTGCTGTCTCAAATATTCCAACACAAGTTTCAAATGTCTTCAATCAACCTGGAGTCACATCGACGGGTATGATGCCACCTGGTGCTGCTGACTTTATGAGAGATGGAACCAAAGAAAGGGAATCATACTATTCCCCTAAAGAACATGCAACAGCTCCTCCAAAAGTTGCAGAGGACCAAACTCCAAGTAAGTCATCAGAAAGTCCTAAAAGATATCGCAAACGTCACAAAGAGAAGAAACCAAAGCGGAAAAAAGACTCCTCCGATGATGATAGTGATTCAAGTGAGTCTGATGATAGCAATGAGGATAAAAAATTAcctcaggaaaaagaaaaagatacggATGAGCTTGAAGTGCTTCTGTTTAAGAAAGAAAGCCTTATGAAGCGAGTGAAGCTGCTGATGGAGCAGAAAGCCATGATGAGCAGCCAAAGGGAAGACATCATAAAAAATCACAAGGGAAGCAAAACAAATCTTGCAAGTATATTAAAAGAAAACTCTTTTCTTATAAAAGAAATTGGAAAGCAAATTGGTAATATTGGTAATATTGTAAAATCTATTAACCATGACATAGAAGTTAAAAGAGGTAACTTAAAGCAGACATCATCAGCACCAAAAGGTAGATCAGAGAGTCCTCATGTGTCAAGAGAAACACACAAAGCAAGGTACTCTGCTGAAAAGGAAAAACTTGGAAAAAAACTGCTGAAGCCCATTGAAAGACAAGAAACTTGGAGTAGGGACAGCGACTCTAGGTCACCTAAAGGGGGGCTCAGGCGCAAAAGGTCAGAATCCCCAAGTCCAAGCATGTCCAGAGAAGGACCAAAACCTGCACCTCCGGAGAGGAAGCAAAGTGCCTCTCCTCCAAGGAAGCGTCCGGTCAAGAGTACTCTTGAAGGCAGTAAGAAGCCAGCTGGTCACCAACCATCCCAATATGCAGCTTCTAAGAATACTGAGCAAGTACACTATGCACCCCATGAGGCACAGAGGACGTACATTCGGTACATGGACCAGGGCATGCACTGGTGTAAACTTTGTAGTTTGTTCTGTGAAACGGCTCTAGAGTATGTGGACCATCTGATGACAGAGTCACATTTGGGAAGAGTTAAG AATGATCGGAAATCATGGTTATGCAGGGcctcaaaggaagagaaggagcctAAGCCGTTTAATGCTCAGGTGGTCACTGTTCCCATACAAG GTATGGAATTTCTTCACTCTCTTACATCGTTCTACTGCTCCCTCTGTGACACCTTCATGAGGGACAAAGGTGAAGCCTTGAGACATCCTGAGTCCAAGATGCACGTCTCAAAATATAAG ATTCATCGAGCGCAGAATCCACTGTTTGAGTCTACTTTCCTGAAGGCGAAAACAACAGCGTATGCAAAGTACAAAGTAGATGAGGAacggaagaagatggagaatgaattaaatttaaatgaaaagacTGTGTCATTAGAAAACAAACTGCTTAAACAaatcaaagaaaaatatgaaaaggagagtaaagaagaaagacagtCGGACAGTCAAGACGACTCAGGCAGAAACTGTGGAAGTATCAGAGTTGCCTCTCGTGGACCAAGACACTCCAGTGACAAGAAGCCATCCAAGGGCAGCGATGACTCCAGGAGGAAAAGTGACAGTTTGCGGCACTCAAATGATGAACCACAAACATCACAGAAATATGAGCCTAAGGAAAGTGAGGGGGGCAGCAATGTGGATAATGTTGGTGGTCATGAAAAAACTAGCATTGAAGATCAAAGGGAATCAAAGTATAAAGAGGGATCAAAAGATGTAGATGCAGATCGAAAACCTGTCAGTTCAAAGCTCCCATTAATTGGAAAAATGCCGTTCTTGAAAAGGAAGTCTGGtatgacaaaaaataaagagcAGCAAAGTACCCCAGTTGAAGAACAACCAAAACTGAAAAAAGAATCGTCAGAAGAATTTAACTTATCAGAGATCATACCATTACCAAAACCTGAGGCAAGAGATTCTGATGTAAGAAAATCATCACAAAAGGTTGAGGAAATCAAGAAGCCACTGACTGTCAAACCAGTAGCTAAGGAGAAGCCACTGACTGTCAAACCCGTAGCTAAGGAGAAGCCACTGACTGTCAAACCCGTAGCTCCACCAGTGGAATGCCCAGTGACCTCTGTGGTTTCTGAAGataaaacaatgatgaaaaatatTCCTGATGCACCTCTCCTCCTCGACACTGAAAAAACAAGTGAGACTGAGGAAAAGGACACACACGGCTCTGACCTGTACGACCCTCTGGAGGCAGGGGACGAGGACTCTTCAGATGGCGCAGCAGCAGCCACTATTGAGGCATTGGATCTCTTGAACATCCCTCTGCCAGGCTTCAAAACATCACTTGACTCTCAAAAGACATCCTCAACACCTCCACTTTCAGAAACAGAGGATAAGTACCAACCAGAAGACATGGAGATAGAGAGCACACCATTAAtactggaggaagaaggaatggaagaggggaaaatttGCCCCCTGGAAACAGTTCACCCACCTGCAGGGATGATTGTGCATCCAGGTATTTCACTTATGGCTCCTCCTCCAGTGAACCTAAGTAATCCTCCTCTTCACATGAACCTGAGCAATCCTCCTCCTATAAACCTGAATAATCCTCCTCCCCCAATCAACTtaaataatcctcctcctccaataaacttaagtactcctcctcctccaattaacttgaatcctcctcctcccatgaacctgaataatcctcctcctccaataaacTTAAGTAATCCTCTTCCAATAAACCTgaacactccccctccccctataaGCTTAAGTAATACTCTTCCTCTAATGAGCTTaaataatcttcctcctccaaggAGCTcaagtgatcctcctcctcctggcacagAAGAACCTGCCTTTAGCTCAAGGGATGAAGGTAATAACATTGTTCCGACAGGGAATGTGTTGCCTGCTTTTGGATCACAGGAGTTCATTGCAAAAAGCACGCCACCTCCCATTGACATTCAGAGGCAGAATGACTCACAAATACCTCTGCCCCCTGGAACTGAGGATGAACACACCACTAGGGAAATACCTACCCTTTCATATTCATCCGGCAAACTTGAAGACAAAGTAGATGAAGTAGATACTCAGAGACAGCCTTTACAGCTGTTTAGTCCAAAGGGTAATAGTATGGATGTTCCCCTTTCATTATCTGATAATGTCATAAAAGGAAGCTTAAAATCTACAAAAGAACCCTCAAAAACTCCACGAAGAAACAAAAACTTGCCACATGATAGGGAGAAGGAgtcaactcctcctccacctggcaCAGAAGGTTTCTCGAGTGAAGCAGACTCTCATGACAGCAATGAATCAAACAAGCTTTCTACAAGTGATTTGGAAAGTTTAAAATCACTGTCGGTGTCCTCAGATCTAGAGATACATGCcaacaaagaaaaattaaaactttCTCAAGAAAGCAAGTCCAGCCCTAATGTTTCAAAGGCTGAAAGCTCTTCATCAAACTTACAGAGTAATCCGGACCAGTTTTCTGATTCAGAAAGTGGGGTTTCAGAAAATGTACAACAGGATGAGAAAGATTCTTCTGGTAAATGTCTTACATCAGATACAAGACATGAAGAATTAGGTTCCTACCCTGCCAAGGATGTCAggtctcactcactctctcctaaGGCATCTGATAAAGGAAACGTGGCCACATCACATGGTGGTATGGAGAAAAATTCTTGCACACCCTCCAAGGAGCCTGATAAAGAAAGCATAACCACAGCACACAGCAGTACTGAGGAAAGATCACGCACACCTCCTAGGGAGCCTGACCTAGTGAAAGGTGAGGCTGCATTAGAttataaaaatgagaaaagttgTTCCACACTCCCACCCACAGAACTTGACCCAGAATATGTATTTTCTTCAAACAGAATTCAAGAAGGGCCTTTAACTCTCCCAACTAAGGAAATTGACACAGAAAAAATAGCAACTCCATGTGAAAGTCAGGAATGGTCTCATAAACCTCAAGATCAGCACTCCACTGTAAAAAGCAAAGAAGTAGCATCACCAGCAATTATGTCCGAGTCCTACACACTTCCTCTGAAGCAGTCTGACACAGAAAACATTGCTCCACCATGTGGAAGTGAGGAACAGCTCCACACACCCATAACTAAACAGCCTGACATAGGAAACATTGCTCCACCATGTGGAAGTGAGGAACAGCTCCACACACCCCTAACTAAACAGCCTGATATAGGAAACATTGCTCCACCATGTGGAAGTGAGGAACAGCTCCACACACCCCAAACTGAACAGCTTGATACAGGAAACATTGCTCCACCATGTGACAGTGTGGAACAGCTCCACACACCCCTAACTAAACAGCCTGACACAGGAAACATTGCTCCACCATGTGACAGTGAGGAACAGCTCCACACACCCCTAACTAAACAGCCTGACACAGGAAACATTGCTCCACCATGTGGAAGTGAGGGACAGCTCCACACACCCATAACTGAACAGCCTGACACTGAAGACATTGCTCCACCTTGTGAAAGTGAGGAACAGCTCCACACACTCCTAACTGAACAGCCTGACACAGGAAACATTGCTCCACCATGTGACAATGTGGAACAGCTCCACACACCCCTAACTGAACAGCCTGACACAGGAAACATTGCTCCACCATGTGACAGTGTGGAACAGCTCCACACACCCCTAACTGAACAGCCTGACACAGGAAACATTGCTCCACCATGTGACAGTGTGGAACAGCTCCACACACCCATAACTGAACAGCCTGACACAGGAAACATTGCTCCACCATGTGACAGTGTGGAACAGCTCCACACACCCCTAACTAAACAGCCTGACACAGGAAACATTGCTCCACCATGTGGAAGTGAGGGACAGCTCCACACACCCATAACTGAACAGCCTGACACTGAAGACATTGCTCCACCTTGTGAAAGTGAGGAACAGCTCCACACACTCCTAACTGAACAGCCTGACATAGGAGACATTTCTCCACCAAGTGATAGTGAGGGACAGCTCCACACACCCCAAACTGAACAGCCTGACACAGGAGACATTGCTCCAACATGTGAAAGTGAGGAACGACCTCACACAGCCCAAACTGAGGAACCAGATGTAGGGGATAAAACCATATCGGCTGCCACTAATGAGGAAAGGCCTTTCACACATCCTCCAGAAATCTTGACTGCACTACATGGAAGTGACAATAAAAGGTCTTGTACATCTCCTGACCTGCAACCTAGCACAAGAAACATTACTGCATCACatgataatgaaagaaatattTGTACATCCCCCTCTCTGCAGCTTAACACAAGAATCTCTACCATGGCACCTGGTAGTGATGAGGAAAGGTCTTGTGCAACTCCCCTTACTCAACTGGATGCAGGAAGCCAAGTCACATCACAGAATGTTTTGCTACCACAACTAGACAGAGATCTTTCATATCCTGAAGGAAATTCTGCTGTTGAATTTTCAACATGGACAAGactaatggaaaaaaatgaattgaCTGAGTCAAAAATGACACCTTcagataatgaaaatttcaataaaaaccCTTCAAGTCAAAGCTCCACAGTAGATACAGAcgacaataaaaataaacaagataccagcagtgaggatgagggagagagtatTGAGGATAGGTCTCATACACTATCCTCCAAGCAGCATGACACTGGAAACATACCATCCAGTAGCAAATTGTCAGTCAACCAGGAGTCTGCTGAAAGTTTGGTTTCCGAGGAATGGAGACTTAATGTGCAGGATAGTAACAGTTTGAGCATCTTAAAAGACAGTACTCAAGACAGTACTGAATGCTGTGATATTATGATTGAAAGAAATCTGACTCAAAAGAGTGATGAAATTGATAAACCTGAAAGTCCAGTTATGAAGCCTAAAAGCCCTGTGCAGATGATAAATTTCCACAAAAGTTTTGAGAGCATGGATATTGCTGAGTTATACTTGCCCTCTAGAAGTGACTCTGTCTGTACACAAAGTATCAATCCCAGTAAATTTGTCAGTCCTCATACAGGGGACAAAGGTACCTCTGATACAGTTAAAAATGTAAGTGATATGTATGAAGAGAATTCAGAAACCATAGAAGGAAAGATTGATGATGAGCAAGGAATAAACAATGAAATGGATAAGAAAAATCAGGATTCTGGAGTAAGAATAGAGGAGACAAAATCTGTTCGAGATACTTCATGTGGTCAGAGCAAAGAACCACTTAGAGAAGAGTTAGAGACTAGCACAGTGGAATGTTCTGACTCTAGTAAAGACTCTCATTCTCAGAAAAGTACAGATTCTGAAACAGAAACTTTCCCACATGATATTTCTGATGAAGATGGAGGTACCAGAAGCATGcaaaaagtacaaaaagaagggTACACCAGTGATGAGGCTTCAAAGGAAACTGAAGACATTACTGTTGAAGAATCAGCAGCTTCAACTGACAAAACTCATTCAAGTGAAGATGAGGTTGTAACCACTgctagtaagaaaggaagaaaaaggaagcaacAGAACACTAGGAAAACCCCTCGAAAAAGAGTAGCACAATTTGAATGGGCTGAGGAAGATGAATGCATACCCTCAAGAACAAATACTAGCAGGAGCAGTGCCAGCCGCCAAACTCAGAGTGTTGTAGAGTCCCCACGACCAATGCGCAGCAGCAGGAGGGCGGCAGCTGCAGCCATCAAAGCAATGGCCAAAAACCAGGATGACACCCCTCCCGATTCCCCTCCATCTGATAACGATACGGACTATTCTGACTGA